Sequence from the Fragaria vesca subsp. vesca linkage group LG4, FraVesHawaii_1.0, whole genome shotgun sequence genome:
AAAGATGGCAAAAGTAAAAAAAAAATAAACAGTTTACTAATAAAAAAAATTAAAGTAAAATACGGTCAAATAGACATCTTTACCCTACCGTGAGGGGCGGGGCCGGCGGGGTTAGGAAACTAGATAAATGGGTCGTGCTTGTCTCTTCCACGTCAGATCATGACGTCACTTTTGGGTGTAATTTTGTATTTTGTCCGAGTTTGATAGATTTTCAAAGTTTAGGGGTACACGTGATTGGAAAAAAAAAAAAAAAAACACACCTGATGGGTGACCTAAAGTTCAAGGTAGCGCACTGAATTTAATCTTTAAATCTTATTTAGAATGAATCCGAGAGGTCAATAGTAACAGTGGTCATCACTCAATATATACACTTGTGACTTGTACGTGGCAAATAATACATAGTGAGCTGCACCGTATCACCTAAGTATAAAACAATGGAAAAAACTATTACCTACGATCGAGCAGTACTCGGGCTCTCCAAAAGTCCAAATCATTAGGTTAGGACTAATTCACACGTTCTATCCGAACAACGAAAACAAGAAACAAGTATGTAAATAATAGTGGTCATATATAATTAAAGATTTGAACAAGTATTTGTTTTGAGTTTCGTGTAGTAATGCTCAACAAGAAAGCTAGTAATCGAACTTTATGCTTTGTCAATCATGCTGGTGGCGAATTGGTTACGCTCCACAGTTGGCCAAATGTTTATTATGGAAATGAAATGATGCGCATTCTTTTGCCGATCTCTGCAATGGCCTATATGGAATGCAATTCTTCCTATCATCTGTTTCTCTCAACCTCACACACATCTCTGGTTGACCACAGAAGTAGTTACTCGAAGAGTTAAAGCTCTCCAACTTATGCAAAGAACAAACACTTGCCGGAATCTGCCCCGAAAATCCGTTATTTGCCACATTCAGTAGCTCCAAGCTCTTCATCCCACCCATTGACTCCGGCAATGAACCATCCAACTTATTATTGCTTACATCAAACACTCTCAATTTGTCCAAGCACCCAATATTCCACGGCAAACACCCTTCTAGTCCACTATTCGTTAGTACGACTTCGTTTAACGTATCCTTCATTTTGGCCAAGCTTGAAGGAAACCCACCTTTGAAGTTGTTGTTTGCTAACACGATCGCGGAGACTGTGGAGTTGCCGATGTTTTGAGGCAATGAACACTTGAACTTGTTGTTGTTGAGGAACAGGGCGTCGAGCTTTAAGTCGAAAAGGGCAGGCGGAATTCGACCTTCAAAGTTGTTGTATCTAATGTCCAAGTACTTGAGGGAAGGGAGATAGAGAACAGATGAAGGAAATGAACCTGAGAATTGGTTGTTACTAATGTCTAGCTCATAAAGAAGGTAAAGACCACGAAAGCTAGAAGGAATGGTGCCACAGAAGTTGTTTGAGTTTATGTGCAGGAGAGCTATGTCGACTAACAGGCCGAGTTCTTCAGGCAATGAACCGGCTATGTTGGCGTGGTTTAGGTCTACGCCGGCAACGGTAGTGATGTCAGGGTCATCAAGGGCCTGTGCACAGTAGACTCCTTTGTAGCTGCAGACATCGGGGCCGCACCAGTTGGCGGTGAAGTTATTCGGGTCGGAGGTGATGGCATATTTCCATGCTTGGAGAGCTTGGTAAGCCTTGTGAAGTCTAGCATTAACTGGAAAAGTTTGAGGGGAATAAGAAACTTGGTGCGAGGGTTTGGAGATGAAGGTGATCATAGAGACAATGATCAAAAGGAATAGAGTGAGATTTGGGGTTTTCATCATTTGAAGGAATGTAGTAGAGCTAAACATACAATATGCTAGCTTCTATATATGATGTTTAATTAAGATTGGAGTTTATATAACTTTGCTACCTAAAATCTCTTTAATTAGATTTAATTGACTTTTTGATTGATGAAATAGTAGGTAACAAGAATGTTCTTCATGCAAAGATGGACTGGCATGCATGATTATTGCATGGAAAGGAAAGAGGTGCTTCAATTCCTTGTAGACATCTAAAGAGGGTTGGAACGAAATTTGGCAGCTGATCCTACCAAACACACGGTTTTTTACCAGTTTCCATCGTCAATCTTTAAACTAATATATGTAGATAGATTACATTGTTGTTGAAAGAGATTAAGATACATATTCTTATGCAATTTTTCAAGTCATTTAATTGTTTAACCAAAAACTAGGTCTTGATGCAGAATAATTCTAAGTAGATTGCTACTTATATATTGATCGAGTACTGTCACCATTGCATATCTTTGTTCTTACTTGTTATTTGGGAAGTCAAATATTGAAATCACACACCCTCACACGGCAGAGCAGGTAGATAGCTTTTAATTTGTTGCATAATCAATTCAAGCATGCTTGAATTTTAGTTCATCAATTCTTTTGGCATTTGATTAACTTGTGATTTTGGGTTTGATTAAGTTTAAAGCGACTATATATTGCAAACTAGTGGATATATATATACTTCTTGTTTTTTATCAGAGATCATGTAAAAAGTCAAATGGATTTCATTGATTATGAGAGTTGGCTTGTACAGAAAATGGAGAATTTCTTGAGCAATACAATGACGAGTATATATATATATTGAGCACATAATAGGATAAAACAACCATGCAAACAATGGATGAAGTCCAAACTAATAAGCTACATCTTTATTGATCCGGATGAGTTGGAGACCACCTTTTTTCTTTCAGGGATAAGAGTCAAGCTCTGATCAATAAATAACGACGTTAGTTGCGTCAAGTTAGGGAATGGATACTCCGTATTACAAATAGCTACAAATATTCAAGTTTTAATAAGTTATATATGTAGTTAATTAAGCTGCGTGTTACTTTCTAAAGGTCGGTTCACGTATATTCTATATTATTAACAACTTGATATGCTCCACAAAAAGCGGAGTTGAGGATCCTAAAACCTAGAGTTTTGGTGAAAGGCTGCGGTAAATTCAGGCTGCTACGGTTCTTCTACAACACCTCATCTCGCTGAGGCGCTTGGTAGATGTGGTATGCTCTTGATGTAGGGCGTGTTTGGATTAGGTTGATGAATTTTTTTGAAGGCTTGGCGGCTGACAAGGAAGGTTCCTCGTATCGTCAACGACGTCTATATCCTGAAAAGGGTGGAGGCAATGCGTAGTTGGTGGTGTTTATGTATCTAGTCGGATCTCGATTAGAATAGGCATGTTTTGAGGTTTATGTGTGGCAGCGGCGTCCTGGTCGCGGTTTTGGAAGGCCACCGGATGCTTTACTCTAATGGTCGTACATGAGGGAGGTTTTTTTTTTGCTTTATAGTGTAGTTGTCCACCTTTTTAGACGTAGTTTTTCTTATTTCCCCTTCACTCTTTAGTTGTAGTTAAATAAAGAGCTTTGTGTTCTAGGATATTCTCTATGTGTGTCTTGGCCTTATGCCAATAGGATATGTAGTTAGACTAGATCTATGTATTCATATCCTTACCATATTGGTATTGTGTAATTCCCTATATAAAGGGCTCCTATCAATGAATAAGATGATGATTCTCTTGCTATCTCTTTGTCTCTACCATTAATCCTTCATCACGTTATCATGCACTTTGTTCTAACCCTAGAGCCAATAGCCCACCATTTTTTTTCTAAACCCTAAAAACCAAAANNNNNNNNNNNNNNNNNNNNNNNNNNNNNNNNNNNNNNNNNNNNNNNNNNNNNNNNNNNNNNNNNNNNNNNNNNNNNNNNNNNNNNNNNNNNNNNNNNNNNNNNNNNNNNNNNNNNNNNNNNNNNNNNNNNNNNNNNNNNNNNNNNNNNNNNNNNNNNNNNNNNNNNNNNNNNNNNNNNNNNNNNNNNNNNNNNNNNNNNNNNNNNNNNNNNNNNNNNNNNNNNNNNNNNNNNNNNNNNNNNNNNNNNNNNNNNNNNNNNNNNNNNNNNNNNNNNNNNNNNNNNNNNNNNNNNNNNNNNNNNNNNNNNNNNNNNNNNNNNNNNNNNNNNNNNNNNNNNNNNNNNNNNNNNNNNNNNNNNNNNNNNNNNNNNNNNNNNNNNNNNNNNNNNNNNNNNNNNNNNNNNNNNNNNNNNNNNNNNNNNNNNNNNNNNNNNNNNNNNNNNNNNNNNNNNNNNNNNNNNNNNNNNNNNNNNNNNNNNNNNNNNNNNNNNNNNNNNNNNNNNNNNNNNNNNNNNNNNNNNNNNNNNNNNNNNNNNNNNNNNNNNNNNNNNNNNNNNNNNNNNNNNNNNNNNNNNNNNNNNNNNNNNNNNNNNNNNNNNNNNNNNNNNNN
This genomic interval carries:
- the LOC101301575 gene encoding leucine-rich repeat extensin-like protein 6-like — translated: MFSSTTFLQMMKTPNLTLFLLIIVSMITFISKPSHQVSYSPQTFPVNARLHKAYQALQAWKYAITSDPNNFTANWCGPDVCSYKGVYCAQALDDPDITTVAGVDLNHANIAGSLPEELGLLVDIALLHINSNNFCGTIPSSFRGLYLLYELDISNNQFSGSFPSSVLYLPSLKYLDIRYNNFEGRIPPALFDLKLDALFLNNNKFKCSLPQNIGNSTVSAIVLANNNFKGGFPSSLAKMKDTLNEVVLTNSGLEGCLPWNIGCLDKLRVFDVSNNKLDGSLPESMGGMKSLELLNVANNGFSGQIPASVCSLHKLESFNSSSNYFCGQPEMCVRLRETDDRKNCIPYRPLQRSAKECASFHFHNKHLANCGA